Below is a window of Colias croceus chromosome 15, ilColCroc2.1 DNA.
CGCAACGAAGAGTTCCGTAccattatctataaaaacggcaaaaaaatcacggtttatTGTATGGGAacctcttaaatatttattttattctgtttttttagtatttgttgttaCAGCGGCATCAGAAATACATCATCTATGAAAATTTCGATTGTCTAACTATCACAGTTCATGAGACAgagggacagacagacagagggACAGCGGAGTCTTAGTAATAGGGTCTCGTTTTACCTTTTGGGTAtggaaccctaaaaatcaAACCtagcaaaaaattaattaataaacttgttaaaattttcaatttcgcGGGCTATGGCCTTGTTCCGGTCAAAACAGTGGCAGCGCgacttttaaaatcaaacaaataattatatgcgCTGAATGTACTGTACTGAATCTGAATCTAAAGGAACGTATTTTACcaaaatagtaggtaggtacctagatcATCGAcagttgtttttaaaacagGGTTTAGTAGTTTCATCTCACAATGACAGATGAATCGTAACAAAATGACTCTTTCGACTCGCCTTCGTGAACAACAACAGTGTTGTTAAAATACGTAAATCCACACAGGATTCCTCttgtacttacttattaatgaactatctttttaaaatcactCCACAATCGGGAATGAATCAAAAGTGGATAAAGCGTACATACCTGCATCTCATAGATTcaataagtacttaaatgCATTAACTAAAACAACTTACCCGTTGTATCTTCATTATTATCTTCGGTGTTCGTCTCCAATGATTTTCTTACCAATTGCTtccttatttaattattactaaacattttcacatttaattttaaaggtaggtaattaacaaaaacaatagaacTTACTTCGCGGAGAAAAAAAACGGCCGTCACGTATTCGAAATACTTCGCTGAATGTCACCTATAATGACAGATGTTCGacgttttactttaaaaattggaGTTTTGCACTTTGAGCTATTTAAGACGTAATGAAATACGTTGTTTAAAGATGAGAAGCATTCTGCATTGTGCACAAGTTAAGGCATTTGGTTCCGTATAGCGATGATGGGTTTCAGgttgttttacaatatttatttatgcatgaTAGAACCGAATGcttgtggttttattttgcaataaaaagttacaataaaattatgaatttattttacgcaTAACCATACCACAGAAACCTGGTTCcattttgtgtattaaaaattattgttattaatagaaatatgtgTAATGTATAATGGTACCAAGTATGTGCGGAtctgttttgtataaaatgacaTGATAGTAATatcgtttatttgtttgaacaaaGCAGTCCCGTGGTGCTGTGGTTCGGTTTTGCTTCATAAGTATTATTCGTTGTTGCTGGTGGTTCCTTTCTACTTTTAGTATACCTTGTTTCCAAGGTAAAAATCATGTGGTTCTTGTTTGTATAAGAATTTAGACCACTTTTAAATGAGTATTCTtcaaaaaacgtaaaaaagcAAATTTGTCGAGTGGTTCCATTTTGcataaatacggacaatttTGCAACAATTAGGTATTACTTTTATCAGTAGATACCTACTGCACATTTATGATTATCTTGTGATTTACAATCCCAAAACATTATTTagattatctatactaatattataaagctgagagtttgtttgtttgtttgtttgaacgtgctaatctcgggaactactggtccgatttgaaacattctttcggtgttagaaagttcatttatcgaggaaggctatagagtataggctatatatcatcacgctaagaccaacaggagctgagacacgcgggtgaaaccgcggggctcagctagttagaaaataaatattaaaacataatatttaatgctCTATCTTTGAAATCGATATGCAGGTATTTAAATGATAGAATTCGTTACTAAgaaatactttaataaaacacttttaatgttttttttttcgtttattttgaTGTTTCGATATTCGCGTAAAATGGACCACAAgctaaacaattattatacctgAACATAGTAGGTatccaatttttataaaactcaaaagtgTAAttactgactgactgacacaTTTAGgtatctatcaacgcacagcccaaacgtCTGGACGGATCGggctaaaatatttttgcatgcaggtagatgtagGGACGTAGGCATTcactaagaaaggattttgatcaATTCTACTCCCCCGggggtaaaataggggatgaaagttCGTACCAtgaaaagttatattttccacgcaggcgaagctgcgggcaacagcttgTTGCATATAAGTAAGGTAATACCTATGCACTATCATTTTATCTTTAACAATCTATTTGATTTAAGTGTCATTTCACTTTCTTATAAATAGATCAAGATAATACGTACGTTAGGGAATACCCGTCTTAATTCTTAAGGATACTAATATGATTAGATTGAACTTCTAAGAAACTGAATCTTTAGGCACCAATTTcctgataattattataggaaCCTACcttatagtaataataataaataaacccataaaaatttagagtTTACCTATgaagttaaaaaattatacttattttccgTATTTTGTAGTGTATTCTGTCGATAATGAGTGAAGAAGTTTCTCAATCTAAAATTatagaaatgtttaaaaaaatagtgtcACCCATACAGGCAAAAGTTAAAATTGGCACAATGTTTTTGATCTATAcgatatttaaaactattttagattagattatgataaattttaatagatcCTGCaccaataaaaatacctaatataataataattgtatttattttattaaagaaagatTAGGTTCGTAGAACGCCCGTAATAAAAGACAGGAAATAGTCTGGCggattatttaataacatattaaaaacaaatacaatgattattaattattataagtatataaagaCCCATGTGTGTTGTTGATAGTATGAAGTATTTTATCAGATAGTACTTATCTATTAACGAGCTTACGATGGAATTATCGATCGAATGTTTTGGCTATACATTGGCAtagcaaaatattttaggaTATCTACAGaaataaacgatttataaAGATTTCTACGATAACCGCCATATTAATGTTAAACAAGGAATAAACCTAGATCATATTACtagatacctaatattattggTCTAATAATAGCCACAtcgtttatttgaaattaggAAATACAAGTTTCTGATTTTTCCATTTATAAATGGGATTTCCGGTATAGTTAGgtcatttttatgtataggctataatcataaatattttactttgaaCTTAATGTAAAACAAATTAGAGGGCTAATAAaccataattaattttaggaaataatGCTCCTTCATActaatcgatttatttataaattacttacacTCCGTcctgttattttaatattaatgataagATTGTAATCTATCCTTCTGTAGCTTTCGCTGATAAGGGAATGCCGTTTATATTAATAGTTCTACCGTCGCTTCTATCAGTTCAGTGAGCCTCTTCGAGACTCGAGTGGTGcaaatagtaattaaaaatttgcccaaattaattaatttcaatctaaataataatcatagtGCCTCAGTTACAATATGATTTACAAATTGTTCTTATggataaataggtattttcGCTTTACTCTCTCATAAAGTAATCTgtgagttatttttattcattatcataatttggaaattaacttttaatagTGACTAACTAACCAATATTATTGGCATTTTCAGCCGACGACTTGCAATGCTACGTGTGTACTGACTGTGAAAATGACTTTGAAAATAAGATTGAAACCTGTGTGGATACCAGCGTAGGAACGACGACGATTGCAGACTCAGATACGACTACAACTTCATTTACAATCGAATCTATAGCAACTACCGAAAGCTCAATCGCTACAACTACCATAACCGAAGGTAGTACAGTAGGTGATGGATCTGTGACTAACCCTACTACATCTCTTCCGGTCGAGACAAAACCAGACAATGAGCAACCACAATCGACTACATTGATTATCGATGGCACAACTGTACCAATTGAAGGCTCCACTACACCATCGGATATCAATGAACAGACTACAACATCAAATGAAGACGCAAGTGTAACAACTGAAAACACCAAAGAGCCAGAAACAACGACACAAAGTGTAGAATCGACGACTCTCACAGCGTTGGATACGACAACAGTGTCTATTGATTCAGAAATATCAACAGTTGAAGATGTTACAACAACAACAGTCTCTGTCGAAGAAGGAAGCGAATCAATTCCAGACAATAATGGCCAACCAGAAGACTCCAATAACGTACCtacaacaactacatataGCAGCGTCAATAATGAACCCACAACACAAAACTTAGAATTAGATACCTTTACAACGCCTACAATTGTTAATGTTCAAACGACACCTATTCTGGAATCAGACATGAATACAATGGAAAGCCAAATTACTACTTTAAATGACCAAAGTATAACCTCAACGGAGTCTATCGAAGTATCAACTAATAGTGAGTCAGATACTATTATAGAACAAACAACAACTCCATCATCGGCTATAAATAATGAACCAACAACACCTATTTTGGAATCAGATACGACAACAGTAGCATCCGATACAGAAACTCCAACAATGACAAATAGAGATTCGACAACATTAATATCTAACGGTGAGCTAACAACAAAAACGTCGATAGATACAGACATAACAACTAGTAAGGAGCTAACAACAACAACCGATGTTTTAGTGGAAGATTTAGGGAAATCAAATATCGACCCACCAAGTGTTCAGGTTTGTGAACTGTTCTTAGTATTTGTAACAATATAGTTCCTTTTCTTTATGATAAcacctaaaaaaaataacatttcgtTGCAGATGGTTGA
It encodes the following:
- the LOC123698147 gene encoding location of vulva defective 1-like translates to MKMGKKCIFLVLLFATYITADDLQCYVCTDCENDFENKIETCVDTSVGTTTIADSDTTTTSFTIESIATTESSIATTTITEGSTVGDGSVTNPTTSLPVETKPDNEQPQSTTLIIDGTTVPIEGSTTPSDINEQTTTSNEDASVTTENTKEPETTTQSVESTTLTALDTTTVSIDSEISTVEDVTTTTVSVEEGSESIPDNNGQPEDSNNVPTTTTYSSVNNEPTTQNLELDTFTTPTIVNVQTTPILESDMNTMESQITTLNDQSITSTESIEVSTNSESDTIIEQTTTPSSAINNEPTTPILESDTTTVASDTETPTMTNRDSTTLISNGELTTKTSIDTDITTSKELTTTTDVLVEDLGKSNIDPPSVQMVDEANKYGSRYSFIRTVRQVKNDVRRPRCVVTSYQDQNRTVVMRGCSFVQEDDPMEHCNGLLGTDRTQNLSRCLVCDRDLCNSANKVFATITMLMIALISLL